The DNA segment AGGGGACACGTGTTCAATACCGGGGTAGATGGGCTGGGTTAGGAAAGAAAACGACATGGAATGGAACCATTCGTTTTGTTGGTGAGAAGGGAGCCATCGAGCTGGTTGATGATCGTTTATTTTACTATAAAGGAGAGATAGATGAGCCGGTCGAGATGCCTCTTGTTACACTCTCAAAATCAGACCGAATGATCTCATTAGACACATTCGTTCAATCGATTAAGCACAACACTGTTCCACCTACCTCGATTGAAGATAACATAAAGAGTCTACAATTAACTTGGGCAGCTATCGAATCATCACGAACTGGCGAACGTATCAACCTCTAATCTCTCTATCTTCTGCCATTCATGCTATAGTAATAGCAGAAGATGAAGAGGCGGAGGGGATGAGGATGGGAAATCAGAACGGAGTCATTTCGCTCGGGGAACTGTTGGTTGATATGATTCCAATAGATCAAGAAAATACTACTTATCAAAAAAGTCCTGGTGGTGCTCCTGCAAACGTGGCAGTAGGAGTAAGCCGTCTGGGTGTAGAGAGTTATTTTATCGGGTCTGTTGGCTCGGATCTCTTAGGAAACTTCCTGAAAAAAACACTGCAATTCTTTGGCGTGCATACGCATGGATTAAAGCAAACAACGCTTGCCAAGACACCACTTGTATTTGTGGAGCTTGCTGAGGACGGCGAGCGCAGCTTTGAATTCTTAATTGATCAAAGTGCAGATCAACTGCTTTCTGCAGATGATTTGGACGAATCACTTTTTAAGCAAGCTAAGATCTTACATATCGGCTCGATCTCAACCATTCATCAAACAAGTCGTGCTGCCACCCATAAGGCTATCCACCTTGCAAAAGAAAATGGAATGCTTGTTTCCTTTGATCCAAACATACGTCTTTCTCTTTGGCCGGACGAGCTTTCTGCGCTAGAACAAATAAAAGCTGTCCTGCTTACAAGTGATATTGTGAAGCTGTCCGAGGAGGAGCTTGAATTTCTAACAAGTGAAACTGATGAAACAGCAGCAGTGTTAAAGCTGAAGGATTATGCAATTCCCTTACTCATCATTACAAAGGGTGAGCAAGGCTGCTCCTTTTACACCAATACTCATAAAGTAAATATTCCCGCTTTTAAAGTGAGTACAGTGGATACCACAGGTGCAGGAGACGCGTTCGTTTCAAGTGTTCTTGCCGAACTGAATCATTCAAAGGTTGCACTGCAGGAGCTTCAACCAGAGACACTCAAACAGATTGGTACGTTCGCCGCTGTCTCGGGTGCACTCACTGCCTCAACAAAAGGTGCCATGACCGCTTTGCCAACACGTGAAGAAGTGCTCGCTTTTTTGGAGCGTGAGCGATAAAATAAAGAATGTCAGATAATTTGACAAGTGTCGTATTTTGGCGAATTTCGTATGATATACTTCCATCAAACATATAGTAAGCATCTCAGGGTTCCGCTCAATTTTCATACATAAGAGGGGTCAGGTCCGGGGAAGCGGCATCTTTGATGCTTAAACTGGGAGGAAAAGTCCGGTGAAGAATCCATTGATTCTTCCCGGGCTTTTTTGCTAAGAATGAATGGAGGAAGTAAAGATGGGTAAGGATTATGTAGATCATGATTTTGCACTGGAGGCTGTAGCAGCATCGCACAGAAGAGGTTTCTGGAAAATGGCGATGCTGATGGTAGGCTTTACGTTTTTCTCAGCAAGTATGCTCGCAGGAGGGACACTCGGGCAAGGACTGACATTTTCACAATTCATTA comes from the Alkalihalobacillus sp. FSL W8-0930 genome and includes:
- a CDS encoding carbohydrate kinase; the encoded protein is MGNQNGVISLGELLVDMIPIDQENTTYQKSPGGAPANVAVGVSRLGVESYFIGSVGSDLLGNFLKKTLQFFGVHTHGLKQTTLAKTPLVFVELAEDGERSFEFLIDQSADQLLSADDLDESLFKQAKILHIGSISTIHQTSRAATHKAIHLAKENGMLVSFDPNIRLSLWPDELSALEQIKAVLLTSDIVKLSEEELEFLTSETDETAAVLKLKDYAIPLLIITKGEQGCSFYTNTHKVNIPAFKVSTVDTTGAGDAFVSSVLAELNHSKVALQELQPETLKQIGTFAAVSGALTASTKGAMTALPTREEVLAFLERER